The Novosphingobium kaempferiae genome includes a window with the following:
- the rpsQ gene encoding 30S ribosomal protein S17, translating into MPKRILSGTVVSDKTDKTVTVLVERKVKHPLYGKIIRRSKKYHAHDEDNAFKTGEKVRIEETAPYSKTKTWKVLDRLQASKGTALEAEV; encoded by the coding sequence ATGCCCAAGCGTATTCTTAGCGGGACCGTCGTCTCCGACAAGACGGACAAGACCGTGACCGTGCTCGTCGAGCGCAAGGTGAAGCACCCCCTCTACGGGAAGATCATCCGCCGCTCGAAGAAGTACCACGCCCACGACGAGGACAACGCCTTCAAGACCGGCGAGAAGGTCCGGATCGAGGAGACGGCTCCGTACTCGAAGACCAAGACCTGGAAGGTTCTTGATCGTCTTCAGGCGAGCAAGGGTACGGCGCTCGAAGCCGAGGTTTGA
- the rpmC gene encoding 50S ribosomal protein L29: MAKTEDLRAKTDDQLTADLVDLKREQFNLRFQAATSQLEAPARIKEVRRDIARIKTLQAERSAAAKA, translated from the coding sequence ATGGCCAAGACCGAAGATCTTCGCGCCAAGACCGACGACCAGCTGACCGCTGACCTCGTCGATCTCAAGCGCGAGCAGTTCAACCTGCGTTTCCAGGCCGCCACGAGCCAGCTCGAGGCCCCGGCACGCATCAAGGAAGTCCGTCGCGACATCGCCCGCATCAAGACGCTCCAGGCTGAGCGTTCCGCCGCGGCGAAGGCGTAA
- the rplP gene encoding 50S ribosomal protein L16 — protein MLQPKKTKFRKAFKGRIKGDAKGGTDLNFGSYGLKAMEPERITARQIEAARRAITRHLKRQGRLWIRVFPDVPVSKKPAEVRQGKGKGSVEYWAARVKPGRILFEVDGVAGPLAAEAFSRAAMKLPIKTKVVARLGDTTHLGGE, from the coding sequence ATGCTGCAACCTAAAAAGACCAAGTTCCGCAAGGCCTTCAAGGGCCGGATCAAGGGCGACGCCAAGGGTGGCACCGATCTGAACTTCGGTTCCTACGGCCTCAAGGCCATGGAGCCGGAGCGGATCACCGCCCGCCAGATCGAAGCGGCCCGCCGCGCGATCACCCGTCACCTCAAGCGCCAGGGTCGTCTCTGGATCCGCGTCTTCCCGGACGTGCCGGTTTCGAAGAAGCCTGCCGAAGTCCGTCAGGGTAAGGGCAAGGGTTCGGTCGAATACTGGGCGGCCCGCGTCAAGCCCGGCCGTATCCTGTTCGAAGTCGACGGTGTTGCCGGTCCGCTCGCCGCAGAGGCTTTCAGCCGCGCTGCGATGAAGCTGCCGATCAAGACCAAGGTCGTCGCCCGCCTGGGTGACACTACCCACCTGGGAGGCGAATAA